In Bryobacteraceae bacterium, the following proteins share a genomic window:
- the eno gene encoding phosphopyruvate hydratase — protein sequence MNIKSLRAWEILDSRGRPTLAVEARLANGAAAVAQVPSGASTGTHEALELRDGDPARYQGRGVLRAAANVEGLIQAALSGCNAEEQAGVDRRMLALDGSANKANLGANAMLGVSCAVARAVALAQGVPLWKKLAGHREPRMPMPMINIISGGLHTRGGIELQDFLVIPHGFDSLADSLEAVVAVHGRTRRIMESRGCRVTGVADEGGWGPPMRSNEEALEILAAAIAEAGHDGRMSIAIDVASSHFHREGAYHLATENRTLDAAGMIDLFESWCDRYPVISIEDGLHEDDWDGWRALTERLGARAQLIGDDFFTTNPARVRRGIEEHAANAVLVKMNQIGTLTETFEVIDAARAAGWRAVISARSGETEDSFLADLAVASGAGQIKVGSITRSERLAKYNRLLEIERGWV from the coding sequence GTGAACATCAAATCGCTGCGTGCGTGGGAGATTCTGGACTCCCGCGGACGCCCCACTCTCGCCGTCGAAGCGCGCCTCGCGAACGGCGCCGCCGCCGTGGCTCAGGTGCCCTCCGGCGCATCCACCGGCACGCACGAAGCGCTCGAATTGCGCGACGGCGACCCCGCCCGCTACCAAGGACGCGGAGTGCTTCGCGCGGCCGCCAACGTCGAAGGCTTGATCCAGGCCGCCCTTTCCGGCTGCAACGCCGAGGAGCAGGCCGGCGTCGACCGCCGCATGCTCGCCCTCGACGGGTCCGCCAACAAAGCGAACCTCGGCGCCAACGCGATGCTCGGGGTCTCCTGCGCCGTGGCGCGCGCTGTTGCCCTCGCCCAGGGCGTCCCGCTGTGGAAGAAACTCGCCGGTCACCGCGAGCCCCGCATGCCCATGCCGATGATCAACATCATCTCCGGAGGGCTCCACACCCGCGGCGGCATCGAACTGCAGGATTTCCTGGTCATCCCGCACGGCTTCGATTCCCTCGCCGACAGCCTTGAGGCCGTCGTCGCCGTGCATGGCCGAACACGCCGGATCATGGAATCTCGCGGCTGCCGCGTCACCGGCGTCGCCGACGAAGGCGGATGGGGGCCGCCAATGCGCTCGAACGAAGAAGCGCTTGAGATCCTCGCCGCCGCCATCGCCGAGGCCGGCCACGACGGCCGCATGTCGATCGCCATTGATGTCGCTTCGTCCCATTTCCATCGCGAAGGCGCCTACCATCTCGCCACCGAAAACCGCACCCTTGATGCAGCCGGAATGATCGATCTGTTCGAATCCTGGTGCGATCGTTATCCCGTCATCTCCATCGAAGACGGCCTCCACGAGGATGATTGGGACGGCTGGCGCGCGCTTACCGAGCGGTTGGGCGCTCGCGCCCAGTTGATCGGCGACGACTTCTTCACCACCAACCCCGCCCGCGTCCGCCGCGGCATCGAAGAACACGCCGCCAACGCCGTGCTCGTCAAGATGAACCAGATCGGCACCCTCACCGAAACGTTCGAAGTGATCGACGCCGCCCGCGCCGCCGGCTGGCGCGCCGTCATCTCCGCCCGATCCGGCGAAACCGAGGATTCCTTCCTCGCCGACCTCGCCGTCGCCTCCGGCGCCGGTCAGATCAAGGTCGGTTCCATCACACGTTCTGAGCGCCTGGCGAAATACAACCGCCTGCTCGAGATCGAGCGCGGCTGGGTCTGA
- the queD gene encoding 6-carboxytetrahydropterin synthase QueD, with product MFEASVTQWFAAAHALRGYKGKCENLHGHNYKVEVTVAGDKLDGCGLIADFVDIKSALKSAIDRLDHTNLNETPPFDEELNPSAENIAWYIWREVQAQLGEATHVASVKVWETEGCVAVYRP from the coding sequence ATGTTTGAAGCATCGGTGACGCAGTGGTTCGCCGCCGCCCACGCTCTTCGCGGCTACAAGGGCAAATGCGAAAACCTGCACGGGCACAACTACAAAGTGGAGGTCACTGTCGCCGGCGACAAGCTCGACGGCTGCGGTCTCATCGCCGACTTCGTCGATATCAAGTCCGCCCTCAAATCCGCCATTGACCGCCTCGATCACACCAACCTCAACGAAACGCCACCCTTCGACGAAGAACTGAACCCCTCCGCGGAAAACATCGCCTGGTACATCTGGCGCGAGGTCCAGGCCCAACTCGGCGAGGCAACGCACGTAGCGAGCGTCAAGGTGTGGGAGACCGAAGGCTGCGTGGCTGTCTACCGCCCGTAG
- a CDS encoding glyoxalase/bleomycin resistance/extradiol dioxygenase family protein — protein MGVNPYIAYKGNCREAIEFYQSALGAELVFSTTFGDAPTAGMGPADSIMHATIKVGNSVIMMCDDPRPEGPPPGSNISLAIGLNDPAKARELFDNLAAGGTVTMPLGKTFWAEAFGMLVDKFGVKWMINSEAPR, from the coding sequence ATGGGAGTGAATCCCTACATCGCATACAAGGGCAATTGCCGCGAGGCGATCGAGTTCTACCAATCCGCGCTGGGCGCGGAGTTGGTTTTTTCGACCACATTCGGGGACGCGCCGACGGCGGGAATGGGTCCGGCGGACTCCATCATGCACGCGACGATCAAGGTGGGCAATTCCGTGATCATGATGTGCGACGACCCGCGGCCCGAGGGGCCGCCGCCGGGATCGAATATCAGCCTCGCCATAGGTTTGAACGATCCAGCGAAGGCGCGGGAGCTGTTCGACAATCTGGCCGCAGGGGGCACTGTGACGATGCCGCTTGGCAAGACGTTCTGGGCCGAGGCGTTCGGGATGCTCGTGGACAAGTTCGGCGTGAAGTGGATGATCAACAGCGAAGCGCCGCGCTGA
- a CDS encoding ferredoxin family protein has product MAYVIAEPCIGTKDTACVDACPVDCIHPKKDEEQFASEEMLYIDPVECIDCGACVPVCPVSAIFALDDLPEKWAEFTPKNAAFYGK; this is encoded by the coding sequence ATGGCTTACGTAATCGCCGAACCCTGCATCGGAACCAAAGACACTGCCTGCGTCGACGCCTGCCCGGTCGATTGCATTCACCCCAAGAAGGACGAAGAGCAGTTCGCTTCCGAAGAAATGCTCTACATCGATCCGGTGGAGTGCATCGACTGCGGGGCGTGCGTGCCGGTGTGTCCGGTGTCGGCGATTTTCGCGCTGGACGACCTGCCGGAGAAGTGGGCCGAGTTCACTCCGAAGAACGCCGCCTTCTACGGCAAGTAG
- a CDS encoding LytTR family DNA-binding domain-containing protein, translated as MNVFLLDDEPLAVKRLRRLLEETRRVCVVGESTDPAQALARLVEIAEPVDALFLDIEMPGLNGFQFLEKLEIEPLVIFTTAYDRYALRAFEVNSIAYLLKPVEPEALHRALDKLDRIAGGSEPRADLRSLVAELGKALGRTGPDHLSRVPSRLGDRIEFVETHLVTHFYSKDKLTYAATGARDLVVDISIAELEQRLDPRRFLRIHRATIVNADHIKELYTWFNGRLVVRLKDGKTELQVARERTAELRRSLGL; from the coding sequence ATGAACGTTTTCCTCCTCGACGACGAACCGCTCGCCGTGAAGCGTCTGCGCCGGCTGCTCGAAGAGACGCGCCGCGTCTGCGTCGTCGGCGAAAGCACGGACCCCGCGCAGGCGCTCGCCCGGCTCGTCGAGATCGCCGAACCCGTGGACGCTCTGTTCCTCGATATCGAGATGCCTGGCCTGAACGGCTTCCAGTTCCTCGAAAAACTCGAAATCGAACCGCTCGTGATCTTCACCACCGCCTATGACCGATACGCCCTCCGCGCCTTCGAAGTGAACTCCATCGCCTACCTCCTCAAACCCGTGGAGCCCGAAGCGCTCCACCGCGCCCTCGACAAGCTGGACCGCATCGCCGGGGGCTCGGAGCCGCGCGCTGACCTTCGCTCCCTGGTCGCCGAGCTCGGCAAGGCCCTCGGCCGGACCGGCCCCGACCATCTCTCCCGTGTCCCCTCCCGCCTCGGCGACCGCATCGAGTTCGTCGAAACCCACTTAGTAACTCACTTCTATTCCAAGGACAAGCTGACCTACGCCGCCACCGGCGCCCGGGACCTCGTCGTCGACATCAGCATCGCCGAACTCGAGCAGCGCCTCGACCCGCGCCGCTTTCTCCGCATCCACCGCGCCACCATCGTCAACGCCGACCACATCAAGGAGCTCTACACATGGTTCAACGGCCGCCTCGTCGTCCGCCTGAAAGACGGCAAGACCGAGTTGCAAGTGGCCCGCGAACGAACGGCGGAGCTGCGCCGAAGCCTCGGCCTGTAG
- a CDS encoding alkaline phosphatase family protein — protein sequence MRRWFLLLAAPILFGQTAEQPARAVVDPGVVTTRQTITPAGLPSIFQGRVYGLAFGASPDEVWVLHATHVYRMDWRQNRVLDRIAHGGSPGLQGIVYDAGGRRVVVSGVDRRKRGRLLALAPGESPRTVWEGNGSNIAGGLSARGGAVAVPLIFDNKVAVTGKDGATRLLDTGIAPFGAVLSSDGTQLWVSNWGGRRPRPADLTAPTGLAPEADRVVVDARGIASTGAVTWFDLRAGVAPVSVPVGLHPTAMAWDEQRRRLYVANANQDSISVIDTVARRVIQTIEVQPFTPAVAGIAPSAMALSPDGATLWVACGGINAVAKIRAADGRMEGLIPTAWYPNAIALSPDGRQIAVSTLLGAGSAWRDEPKQRFVHSYRGSVHVIEAPSPSQLAGYTSAAAENNHMRLGPALGGTVSGAPRPRAVPPVPVPERAGEPTPIEHVVYIVKENRTYDQVFGDVAKGNGDPSLVMFGADVTPNQHRLAERYVLLDNFYASGGNSADGHQWLTQSNETAYCLWPGYAGRSYPFDGTDPIAYSAKGFLWDLALARGKTVRMYGEYAGRMNEANPSERIDLLRRWEKGEDFAARWSIRAPIEAVNKILAANYPSYTNAIPDLVRAQILAADIARWEREGKMPNLVIAQLPSDHTYGTRPGASTPKAMVADNDYAVGRIVEALTRTRFWKKMAIFIVEDDAQNGVDHVDGHRTVALVVSPYARRDTVDSTFYSNQSIVKTIELILGLPALSLFDMIAHDMRNSFTGEPDFTAYDAVRPTQSLFDLNPPASALNGPARAAAIESARMRFEVPDAAPSDRLNRILWHDVRGWNTPYPGTRQAVFAPLSLDIDDDDRE from the coding sequence GTGAGACGTTGGTTCCTTTTGCTTGCCGCGCCGATCCTGTTCGGCCAGACCGCGGAACAGCCCGCGCGCGCTGTGGTCGACCCGGGTGTGGTGACCACCCGCCAGACCATCACGCCTGCCGGCTTGCCGTCGATCTTCCAGGGCCGCGTCTACGGCCTCGCCTTCGGCGCCTCTCCGGACGAGGTCTGGGTCCTCCACGCCACCCACGTCTACCGCATGGACTGGCGCCAGAACCGCGTGCTCGATCGCATCGCGCATGGCGGTTCGCCCGGCTTGCAGGGCATCGTCTACGACGCCGGCGGCCGCCGCGTCGTCGTCAGCGGCGTCGATCGCAGGAAGCGAGGCCGGCTCCTTGCGCTCGCTCCCGGCGAATCGCCGCGCACCGTCTGGGAAGGCAATGGCAGCAACATCGCCGGTGGACTCTCCGCCCGGGGCGGCGCCGTCGCCGTGCCGCTGATCTTCGATAACAAGGTCGCCGTCACCGGCAAGGATGGCGCCACGCGATTGCTCGATACCGGCATCGCTCCCTTCGGCGCCGTGCTCAGCAGCGACGGAACCCAACTGTGGGTCAGCAACTGGGGCGGCCGCCGTCCGCGCCCCGCCGACCTCACCGCCCCCACCGGACTCGCGCCCGAAGCCGACCGCGTCGTCGTCGACGCGCGCGGCATCGCCTCCACCGGCGCCGTCACCTGGTTCGATCTCCGCGCCGGCGTCGCTCCAGTATCCGTCCCCGTCGGCTTGCACCCCACCGCGATGGCCTGGGACGAGCAGCGGCGCCGCCTCTACGTGGCGAACGCAAACCAGGATTCGATCTCAGTCATCGACACCGTGGCCCGCCGCGTCATTCAGACCATTGAGGTCCAGCCCTTCACGCCCGCCGTCGCCGGAATCGCCCCGTCGGCCATGGCGCTCAGCCCGGATGGCGCCACGCTCTGGGTCGCTTGCGGAGGCATCAACGCCGTCGCGAAGATCCGCGCCGCCGACGGACGCATGGAAGGTCTCATCCCCACGGCCTGGTACCCGAACGCGATCGCGCTCAGCCCGGATGGCCGCCAGATCGCCGTCTCGACCCTCCTCGGCGCCGGGTCGGCCTGGCGCGACGAACCGAAGCAGCGCTTCGTGCATTCCTATCGCGGATCCGTCCACGTCATCGAAGCTCCGTCGCCCTCGCAGTTGGCCGGATACACCTCGGCCGCCGCCGAAAACAATCACATGCGCCTCGGGCCGGCGCTCGGAGGCACGGTTTCCGGCGCGCCCAGGCCGCGTGCCGTGCCACCCGTTCCCGTTCCCGAACGCGCGGGCGAACCCACGCCCATCGAGCATGTCGTCTACATCGTCAAGGAGAATCGCACCTACGACCAGGTCTTCGGCGACGTCGCCAAAGGCAACGGCGATCCGTCACTCGTCATGTTCGGAGCTGACGTCACGCCAAACCAGCACCGCCTCGCCGAGCGCTACGTCCTGCTCGATAACTTCTACGCTTCCGGCGGCAACTCCGCCGACGGGCACCAGTGGCTCACCCAGTCGAACGAAACCGCCTACTGCCTCTGGCCCGGATACGCCGGGCGGAGCTACCCGTTCGACGGCACCGATCCCATCGCCTACTCCGCGAAAGGCTTCCTCTGGGACCTCGCGCTCGCCCGCGGCAAAACCGTCCGGATGTACGGCGAGTACGCCGGACGCATGAACGAAGCCAACCCCTCCGAACGCATCGACTTGCTGCGCCGTTGGGAGAAGGGCGAGGATTTCGCCGCGCGCTGGAGCATTCGCGCCCCGATCGAGGCCGTCAACAAGATTCTCGCCGCGAACTATCCCTCTTACACGAACGCCATCCCGGACCTCGTCCGCGCGCAGATCCTCGCTGCCGACATCGCCAGATGGGAGCGCGAAGGCAAGATGCCGAACCTCGTCATCGCGCAGTTGCCGAGCGACCACACGTACGGCACGCGTCCCGGCGCGTCCACTCCGAAGGCCATGGTGGCCGATAACGACTACGCCGTCGGACGCATCGTCGAGGCGCTCACGCGCACGCGCTTCTGGAAGAAAATGGCGATCTTCATCGTCGAAGACGACGCGCAGAACGGAGTCGATCACGTCGACGGCCATCGTACCGTCGCTCTCGTCGTGAGCCCCTATGCCCGCCGCGATACCGTCGACTCCACGTTCTACTCGAACCAAAGCATCGTGAAGACCATCGAGCTGATCCTCGGCCTCCCGGCGCTTTCTCTCTTCGACATGATCGCCCACGACATGCGCAACAGCTTCACCGGTGAGCCCGATTTCACCGCCTATGATGCCGTCCGTCCCACCCAATCCCTGTTCGACCTGAATCCTCCGGCAAGCGCACTGAACGGACCCGCCCGCGCCGCCGCAATCGAATCCGCCCGGATGCGTTTCGAGGTTCCCGACGCCGCGCCCAGTGACCGTCTCAACCGGATCCTCTGGCACGATGTCCGCGGCTGGAACACTCCGTACCCCGGAACCCGTCAGGCCGTTTTCGCGCCCCTCTCGCTCGACATCGACGACGACGACCGCGAGTAG
- a CDS encoding phosphotransferase: MSDAAKPALSALNLPPYLASRGLPGPWSVRELGGGVSNIVLLAESPAMRLVVKQSLGQLRVEEEWLADRERIFRECDALRLLAPHLPPASLPAVVFEDRENFVFAMEAAPAAARDWKSHLLAGRCDPSVAAHAGRIFAALARAPETEAFAGQHCFDQLRLDPYYRFTAARHPDLREWFHSRIAACRDGRGLVHGDFSPKNMLTGHGGNAILLIDFEVIHAGDPAFDAAFLLNHLLLKMRHGIAACRGLALAFWEKARAAVDERSTIAHLGCLHLARVDGKSPAEYLTASEREETRRAARTLIAHPPESIEEIFS, translated from the coding sequence GTGTCCGACGCCGCAAAACCGGCCCTTTCGGCTCTCAACCTGCCCCCGTATCTCGCCAGCCGCGGCCTCCCCGGACCCTGGTCGGTTCGCGAACTCGGAGGCGGTGTCTCCAACATCGTGCTGCTCGCCGAAAGCCCCGCGATGCGACTGGTGGTGAAGCAATCTCTCGGTCAGTTGCGCGTGGAAGAGGAGTGGCTCGCCGACCGCGAACGCATCTTCCGCGAATGCGACGCGCTGCGCCTTCTCGCTCCGCATCTGCCGCCCGCTTCCTTGCCCGCCGTGGTCTTCGAGGATCGCGAGAACTTCGTTTTCGCCATGGAAGCCGCTCCGGCCGCCGCCCGGGACTGGAAATCGCATCTGCTCGCCGGCCGCTGCGATCCCTCCGTCGCCGCCCATGCCGGCCGGATCTTCGCCGCGCTCGCCCGCGCCCCCGAAACCGAAGCCTTCGCCGGCCAGCATTGCTTCGATCAACTCCGCCTCGATCCCTACTATCGCTTCACCGCCGCTCGCCACCCCGATCTGCGAGAATGGTTCCACAGCCGCATCGCCGCCTGCCGCGACGGGAGAGGTCTCGTGCATGGCGACTTCAGCCCCAAAAACATGCTGACCGGCCACGGAGGGAATGCCATCCTGCTCATCGATTTTGAGGTCATCCACGCCGGCGACCCTGCCTTCGACGCCGCTTTCCTGCTGAACCACCTGCTGCTCAAGATGCGCCACGGTATCGCCGCCTGCCGCGGCCTCGCGCTTGCCTTTTGGGAGAAGGCCCGCGCCGCCGTCGACGAGCGCTCCACCATTGCCCACCTCGGCTGCCTCCACCTCGCCCGCGTCGACGGCAAGTCGCCCGCCGAATATCTCACGGCCTCTGAGCGCGAGGAAACCCGCCGCGCCGCTCGCACCCTCATCGCCCATCCGCCCGAAAGCATCGAGGAAATCTTTTCGTGA
- a CDS encoding ComEC/Rec2 family competence protein, whose product MRQATQRDPLVPVCLAVAGGIALSHFLAFDWPTALGGAAALAVVAAGARRVSHRSAVAAWYAAIVLGGAALEAARRPSPPPVIDFAPGESMILAGCVVEPPALAEDREQFVLELDRDARVRVTWHVREGETAPPIHYGQRVELDARLRKPRNFGNPGAFDFVRFLARRHVYWLASANARSGLRVAPAPCGWAILRTIYRWRENAVERADRLFAANRFALGMARAVLIGDTARLDPEWAEDFRRTGAYHTLVISGLHLTTLTMCLVAILRLGAFGPGWTLLLASLAAWTYALLTGAGAPVVRAAGGLTLYWIGRWFYRRPRVFNLLAAVALVFLCADPGNLFDTSFQFSFAAVALIAGVAVPLIERTTQPYAIGMRRLWNRTWDPQLKPSVCAARVEARLAAETMQWTLRIPERVTLAAISAGARGVFFVTDLITVSATVQLGLALPMVVYFHRASVTGAGANLLIVPAMAVLAPTGLVAVFTGWPPAARLTEWLLAFNRGAAHWFAGLEPATRIPDPPWWLAAFSMASIGLVILGLRRKTRALPFAALAYAITMAALLLHPFPAAVEPGWLEVAAIDVGQGDSLLVAAPDGRLMLIDAGGFPVFGARRGKPPSLDIGEDVVSPYLLGRSIRKLDILVATHAHEDHTGGLLAVARNFSPRQVWIGGEALGEDSPWPAQKAELERMGIAVVQRRAGERVAWGGTTIDVLSPPEDHEPGRNRNNDSLTLRIGYGERSFLLTGDVEKQMEHRMVQDGRVAAVDVLKVAHHGSKTSTTQEFLEAARPKWAIVSDGADNQFGHPHPDTVARLREHGVAVLRTDDAGLIRMRTDGHRWLFARGADP is encoded by the coding sequence GTGCGGCAGGCTACGCAGCGCGACCCCCTGGTACCGGTGTGCCTCGCCGTCGCCGGCGGGATTGCGCTCTCTCACTTCCTTGCGTTCGATTGGCCGACGGCGCTCGGCGGCGCCGCGGCTTTGGCGGTAGTGGCGGCGGGCGCGCGGCGGGTGTCGCACCGGTCCGCGGTGGCGGCCTGGTACGCGGCGATAGTGCTCGGGGGAGCGGCCCTGGAGGCGGCGAGGCGCCCGAGTCCACCGCCGGTGATCGATTTCGCTCCGGGCGAAAGCATGATCCTGGCGGGCTGCGTGGTGGAGCCTCCAGCGCTTGCGGAAGATCGCGAACAGTTCGTTCTCGAACTCGACCGTGACGCGCGGGTGCGCGTGACGTGGCACGTCCGCGAGGGAGAAACCGCGCCCCCCATCCACTACGGCCAGCGCGTGGAACTGGACGCCCGGCTTCGCAAGCCGCGCAATTTCGGGAATCCGGGAGCGTTCGATTTCGTGCGGTTTCTGGCGCGGAGGCACGTCTATTGGCTCGCTTCGGCGAACGCGCGCTCCGGGCTGAGGGTCGCACCGGCGCCGTGCGGATGGGCGATCCTGCGCACGATTTACAGATGGCGGGAGAACGCCGTAGAACGGGCGGACCGGCTGTTCGCAGCCAATCGGTTCGCGCTCGGCATGGCGCGCGCCGTCCTCATCGGCGATACGGCGCGGCTGGATCCCGAATGGGCGGAGGACTTCCGCCGCACGGGCGCGTATCACACGCTCGTAATCTCGGGACTCCACCTCACGACGCTGACGATGTGCCTGGTGGCGATTCTCCGGCTGGGCGCGTTTGGGCCTGGATGGACGCTGCTGTTGGCGTCACTGGCGGCGTGGACGTATGCGCTGCTCACCGGAGCCGGCGCGCCAGTGGTGCGAGCCGCCGGCGGGCTCACGCTTTACTGGATCGGCCGATGGTTCTATCGCCGGCCGCGGGTGTTCAACCTGCTGGCCGCGGTGGCGCTCGTATTCCTTTGCGCCGACCCTGGCAACCTGTTCGATACGAGCTTCCAGTTTTCCTTCGCCGCGGTGGCGTTGATCGCGGGGGTGGCCGTGCCGCTGATCGAACGGACCACACAGCCCTACGCGATCGGGATGCGGCGACTGTGGAATCGCACGTGGGACCCGCAACTGAAGCCATCCGTGTGCGCGGCGCGAGTGGAGGCGAGGCTGGCGGCGGAGACGATGCAGTGGACGCTGCGCATCCCGGAGCGAGTCACGCTGGCGGCCATTTCAGCGGGCGCCCGCGGGGTGTTTTTCGTGACGGATCTGATTACGGTTTCGGCGACCGTGCAACTCGGTCTGGCGCTTCCGATGGTGGTCTATTTCCATCGAGCGTCGGTGACCGGCGCCGGGGCGAACCTGCTGATCGTGCCGGCGATGGCGGTGCTGGCGCCGACGGGCCTCGTGGCCGTCTTCACCGGATGGCCGCCCGCGGCGCGGCTCACCGAATGGCTGCTGGCGTTCAACCGCGGAGCGGCGCATTGGTTCGCGGGGCTGGAACCGGCCACGCGCATCCCGGACCCTCCGTGGTGGCTGGCGGCGTTCTCGATGGCGTCGATCGGACTCGTGATCCTGGGGCTTCGACGGAAGACCCGGGCCCTGCCGTTCGCGGCGCTCGCGTACGCGATCACCATGGCGGCGCTGCTGCTGCACCCGTTTCCGGCGGCGGTTGAACCCGGGTGGCTGGAGGTGGCGGCGATCGATGTGGGTCAGGGCGACAGTTTGTTGGTGGCGGCGCCGGACGGGCGGCTGATGCTGATCGACGCCGGCGGGTTTCCGGTGTTCGGGGCTCGCCGCGGAAAGCCGCCGTCGCTCGATATCGGCGAAGACGTGGTGTCGCCGTATCTGCTGGGCCGATCGATCCGCAAGCTGGACATCCTGGTGGCGACGCATGCCCATGAAGATCACACGGGCGGCCTGCTGGCGGTGGCGCGTAATTTCTCGCCGCGCCAAGTGTGGATCGGCGGAGAGGCGCTGGGCGAGGATAGCCCGTGGCCGGCGCAAAAGGCGGAACTCGAACGGATGGGAATCGCCGTAGTGCAACGGCGGGCGGGCGAGCGCGTGGCGTGGGGCGGGACGACGATCGACGTGCTGTCGCCGCCGGAAGACCACGAACCGGGCCGCAACCGGAACAACGACTCGCTCACGCTGCGGATTGGCTACGGGGAGCGATCGTTCCTGCTCACCGGGGATGTGGAGAAGCAGATGGAGCACCGGATGGTGCAGGACGGCCGGGTGGCGGCGGTGGACGTGCTGAAAGTGGCCCACCATGGCAGCAAGACATCCACCACCCAGGAGTTTCTGGAAGCGGCGCGGCCGAAGTGGGCGATTGTTTCCGACGGCGCGGACAACCAGTTCGGGCATCCGCATCCGGACACAGTGGCGCGCTTGCGGGAACACGGCGTGGCAGTGCTGCGAACCGACGATGCGGGTTTGATCCGGATGCGGACGGACGGGCATCGGTGGCTGTTCGCGCGCGGGGCGGACCCGTAG
- a CDS encoding histidine kinase — MSLESRWPAMRALATMLVTNFAIALILTLLFVWMRGSFSWDQVRLVIVPNWILSNAIGFSCAIVLPRLVPAVWNLHPVPRWAAIVAGLLALTFAGVVGSVALLVVIHGAPAPAFWPNVWSIYRVAAIITLIIGIGVTLYHHWRYRIEAANLELKNKEIERERALKLAASAQLASIESRIHPHFLFNALNSISSLIREDPARAEEMVGRLAHLLRSSLDTQQESLIPLDDELKLVRDYLEIQRARFGERLRYRLECAAHSGAEVPPFAVQTLVENSIKHAIALSPSGGEVVIRIAETNGLLRVEVQDDGPGFDRSKIAPGRGLDTLRARLEALFGPAGTLDVPAAAHGALVRFTLPARAGERTEA; from the coding sequence GTGTCTCTCGAAAGCCGATGGCCGGCGATGCGGGCATTGGCAACGATGCTGGTTACCAACTTCGCCATCGCGCTGATACTCACGCTTCTGTTCGTCTGGATGCGTGGCTCCTTTTCCTGGGACCAGGTCCGTCTGGTGATCGTACCGAACTGGATTCTCTCGAACGCCATCGGATTCTCATGCGCCATCGTCCTGCCCCGCCTGGTCCCGGCCGTTTGGAACCTCCATCCCGTGCCGCGCTGGGCGGCGATCGTAGCCGGGCTGCTCGCGCTCACCTTCGCCGGCGTCGTGGGCAGCGTCGCTCTGCTCGTTGTCATCCACGGCGCTCCGGCCCCCGCCTTCTGGCCCAACGTCTGGAGCATCTATCGCGTCGCCGCCATCATTACGCTCATCATCGGAATCGGGGTGACGCTCTATCACCACTGGCGCTACCGCATCGAAGCCGCCAATCTCGAACTCAAGAACAAGGAGATTGAACGCGAGCGCGCCCTCAAACTCGCCGCCTCCGCGCAGTTGGCTTCCATCGAAAGCCGTATTCACCCGCACTTCCTCTTCAACGCGCTCAACTCCATCTCATCGCTCATCCGCGAAGACCCCGCCCGCGCTGAAGAGATGGTCGGCCGCCTCGCCCACCTGCTCCGGTCCTCGCTCGACACGCAGCAGGAGAGCCTCATCCCGCTCGACGACGAACTGAAGCTGGTCCGTGACTATCTCGAGATCCAGCGCGCCCGCTTCGGCGAACGGCTTCGCTATCGCCTGGAATGCGCGGCTCACTCCGGCGCCGAAGTCCCGCCCTTCGCCGTTCAGACGCTCGTCGAAAACAGCATCAAACACGCCATCGCGCTCAGCCCGTCCGGCGGCGAGGTCGTCATCCGCATCGCCGAAACCAACGGCCTCCTGCGCGTCGAAGTGCAGGACGATGGCCCGGGGTTTGACCGGTCGAAGATCGCCCCCGGCCGCGGGCTCGACACGCTGCGCGCCCGCCTCGAGGCCCTCTTCGGGCCGGCTGGAACGCTCGATGTCCCTGCCGCCGCGCATGGCGCCCTCGTCCGCTTCACCCTTCCGGCGCGCGCCGGGGAGCGTACCGAAGCATGA
- a CDS encoding MGMT family protein — MTLDDFRARIRLIPRGKVATYGQVAAAAGHPGCARQVVWALRDAGIRRLPWHRVVGAGGKILLPAANGMEQRLRLEMEKVRFRGDRVDLAAHQFRFPD, encoded by the coding sequence ATGACGCTTGACGATTTCCGGGCCCGGATTCGTTTGATCCCCCGAGGCAAGGTGGCCACCTATGGCCAAGTCGCCGCGGCCGCCGGACACCCCGGCTGCGCAAGGCAGGTGGTGTGGGCCCTGCGGGACGCCGGCATACGCAGGCTTCCGTGGCATCGCGTGGTTGGCGCCGGCGGGAAGATCCTGCTCCCTGCCGCGAACGGAATGGAGCAGCGCCTGCGCCTCGAGATGGAAAAGGTGCGCTTCCGTGGGGACCGCGTGGATCTCGCCGCGCACCAGTTCCGTTTTCCCGACTGA